From Toxorhynchites rutilus septentrionalis strain SRP chromosome 2, ASM2978413v1, whole genome shotgun sequence, a single genomic window includes:
- the LOC129770488 gene encoding trypsin I-P1-like, which produces MHLVAISLIILISYFSFINSKNVSLEKITFTKEEIKELRELSALDAVCGGAARIVGGTPANITEAPYQVSIRRLRNPSTSVWRMSITCGGSLILPKVVLTASHCFGTKFIPISAEKYAIILGNTFRVRRSPQAQLRMATRVAMHPEFQTVPLVQNDVAIIIMNKAAIETDYVRIVPLAMGPIVEKTKCLITGWGREYFPIARKPPCLMKATVPILNIDQCRNRSTISIGAGIICAGYFQGGIDACTGDSGGPLVCDGVQYGIVSYGKGCAEKDHPGLYTNVTEHYDWIRAEALIDSGNLKMLSVWFIPLVSLNFLISLM; this is translated from the exons ATGCATCTCGTCGCTATTTCTCTAATTATTCTGataagttatttttcatttatcaATAGCAAAAATGTCAGTCttgaaaaaattacttttaCAAAGGAGGAAATAA AAGAACTCCGCGAACTCTCTGCGCTCGATGCAGTTTGCGGAGGCGCGGCACGAATAGTTGGCGGGACACCAGCAAACATCACGGAAGCTCCCTACCAGGTGTCAATCCGTCGTTTGAGGAACCCGTCAACTTCTGTTTGGCGTATGAGTATTACCTGTGGAGGATCCCTCATACTTCCCAAAGTGGTGCTAACAGCGTCGCACTGTTTCGGAACCAAGTTCATACCAATTTCGGCAGAAAAATACGCTATCATCCTAGGGAATACCTTTCGTGTCCGGCGATCTCCACAGGCCCAGTTGCGGATGGCTACAAGGGTTGCAATGCATCCGGAGTTCCAGACGGTGCCTCTAGTGCAAAACGACGTCGCGATAATAATTATGAACAAAGCGGCTATCGAGACGGATTACGTGCGAATAGTGCCGTTGGCAATGGGTCCGATTGTGGAGAAAACGAAATGTTTAATCACGGGTTGGGGCAGAGAATACTTCCCAATAGCAAGGAAACCGCCTTGTTTGATGAAAGCAACCgttccaatattgaatattgaccAATGCCGCAATCGGTCGACGATTTCAATAGGTGCGGGaataatttgcgctgggtactTCCAAGGAGGGATCGACGCCTGCACCGGGGATTCTGGAGGACCGTTGGTTTGCGACGGGGTTCAGTATGGAATTGTTAGCTATGGGAAGGGGTGTGCTGAGAAGGATCATCCCGGTTTGTACACTAACGTTACCGAACACTATGATTGGATCCG